The proteins below come from a single Cryptococcus neoformans var. neoformans JEC21 chromosome 14 sequence genomic window:
- a CDS encoding glucan 1,3 beta-glucosidase protein putative: protein MARQQNYTPVPGMGSVGNSFIGYDLNDSRYPTPQRLSMPNSPPRASSLNSGSLSTPSYADPSAAADASGTTMPLMTQVPQPAATFQREYTNPSAHLPIPSENYYPISNEPTTSFEDVAAQQKARSRKRWFIIGGIILAVAAVVGIVVGVVVSQVNKNDDDNSSNSSSNGTSSSGNGTLTVGSDPSTFEKDSRLHQVFWGFAYTPNDVQLPDCGATQNNVTKDIQLLSQLTTRLRLYGANCNQTALVMQAIQDTKVNMTIWPAIYIDSNETAYENQLEAVVDALQTYGVDMVEGITVGNEYILNTAGSDSTTSSAYKSALATIADKITEVNSTIQALGLSKQLPIGTSDAGAVMSKSLGESVDFFMANVHPWFGSLAIDDAATWTYEFFQEFDVEVAAEASNNPTMYIAETGWPTNSSSSSESNDGAGSPQGDASVANLQTFLDTFVCQANANGTQYFYFEAFDEPWKEIYGGVEPWWGLFDFDRELKNITIPTCN, encoded by the exons ATGGCTCGACAACAGAATTATACTCCGGTACCAGGCATGGGATCTGTTGGGAACAGTTTCATCG GATATGACCTTAATGACTCTCGTTATCCAACA CCTCAACGTCTCTCCATGCCCAACTCCCCCCCTCGCGCATCGTCTCTTAACTCGGGGAGTCTTTCTACCCCAAGCTATGCCGATCCTTCCGCGGCCGCGGACGCAAGTGGCACAACTATGCCGCTCATGACACAAGTTCCTCAGCCAGCTGCTACTTTCCAGAGAGAATACACTAACCCTTCTGCCCATTTGCCCATCCCTTCCGAAAACTACTACCCCATCTCCAATGAACCCACAACCTCTTTTGAGGACGTTGCCGCTCAGCAGAAGGCAAGGTCCAGAAAGAGATGGTTCATCATTGGTGGTATCATCTTGGCTGTAGCTGCAGTCGTCGGTATCGTTGTTGGAGTGGTCGTTAGCCAAGTCAACAAGAATGACGACGACAATAGTAGCAATAGCAGCTCGAACGGCACTTCATCCAGCGGCAATGGTACATTAACTGTCGGAAGCGACCCTAGTACATTTGAGAAGGATAGTCGACTTCACCAAGTATTTTGGGGTTTTGCTTACACTCCCAAT GACGTTCAATTGCCCGACTGCGGTGCGACGCAAAATAACGTCACCAAAGATATTCAG CTTTTGTCACAACTTACCACTAG GCTGCGCTTGTACGGGGCCAATTGTAATCAAACTGCTTTAGTAATGCAAGCTATCCAAGACACAAAGGTTAACATGACCATTTGGCCTGCCATTT ATATCGATTCTAATGAGACAGCCTACGAGAACCAATTGGAAGCTGTTGTCGACGCTCTCCAAACCTATGGAGTCGACATGGTAGAAGGA ATTACCGTCGGTAATGAATATATCCTCAACACCGCCGGTAGTGattccaccacctcttcgGCATATAAATCGGCCCTTGCAACTATTGCCGATAAGATTACCGAAGTCAACAGCACTATTCAGGCTTTAGGATTGAGTAAACAGCTACCCATCGGTACTTCTGATGCGGGGGCGGTCATGAGCAAATCGCTAGGTGAAAGCGTTGACTTTTTCATGGCCAACGTTCATCC ATGGTTTGGTTCTCTTGCTATCGATGATGCTGCCACATGGACGTATGAGTTTTTCCAAGAATTCGATGTCGAAGTCGCTGCAGAAGCCTCTAACAACCCCACGATGTATATCGCCGAGACTGGCTGGCCTACAAACAGCTCGAGCTCGTCCGAGTCTAACGATGGTGCGGGCAGCCCTCAAGGTGATGCTAGCGTAGCAAATCTTCAAA CTTTCCTTGATACTTTCGTTTGTCAGGCGAATGCCAATGGTACCCAATACTTCTA TTTTGAGGCATTTGACGAACCTTGGAAAGA GATCTATGGTGGTGTTGAACCTTGGTGGGGACTGTTCGACTTTGACAGAGAATTGAAGAACATTACAATTCCAACTTGTAATTGA
- a CDS encoding kinesin, putative, translating into MDPHSRFRGPQATPKPVSRARAIFGPKTPSTTSKPYPLSSHNSNTHDVLPLPQGLSPKDGHSSVKVKIKSSTTPEARSRVLVKPLGARLPGAGPGTTPSIKLVTKQPERKEPEPFVDDWMSAPMDADSTIPSYDNYEEDLAETEAVQVSIRVRPPNSMELRMDSRCVWTMPEHDQHALKLAKGTEGSREDRDWLFDRILPPHCDNAKTYGTSARTHVRSAMEGYNAVIFAYGQTASGKTHTLTGSSSEPGIIPLAISDLFAQIRSTPDREYLLRASYIELYNETIFDLLHPNHGHELHLSETKKGITINGLTEATVRTEDEVRRLLRSGEEKRRVGATDWNSRSSRSHCVFRITIESRARSLSGDEVPKTPGRNDKTTRISTLSIIDLAGSEKHTSSKERNAEGKHINQSLLTLKLVISKLADLASKRNVTHVPYRDSKLTRLLQNSLSGDALISVICTVSPSALNLAESISTLAFAQGLKRVVLKAQKKEIVDPHALIQQYQNEIAELKAQLRAKEAGGGTIGSKSEKEKNEAMEKRLNELRSMILTSVNVKSPNPGDQAYMPPPSPAKMKYPKLDYDRSTAELQEELHAEQLCRAELEDEVARLRAELATRPLEPNAQIIQLRNENSELKLIADDYERHLREPSRKVREDVEKEYIGKMKTLENQLDSKKIWAHRLDENVRFLTAENKQLQARCADAEAKVSQIIEWINTALAPADAQSRSSLDLSTNSSQPLGSLVVSNDDFAPSPSNQVKNTLTLSASKMRATFSQMDLADFNNKFGSLTTNGRGKGVSGLGSDMVREESHFDLAEVASDDDEMF; encoded by the exons ATGGATCCTCACAGCAGATTTAGGGGGCCTCAAGCGACTCCCAAACCTGTGTCTAGAGCCAGGGCCATTTTTGGCCCCAAAACACCTTCTACAACCAGCAAACCATACCCTCTCAGTTCTCACAACTCCAATACCCACGAcgtccttccccttcctcaaggCCTTTCTCCCAAGGACGGGCACAGTTCAGTGAAGGTCAAAATCAAGAGCTCGACTACACCAGAAGCCAGGTCGAGGGTCCTTGTGAAGCCTCTGGGTGCGAGATTGCCTGGTGCGGGTCCTGGGACAACTCCGTCAATCAAGCTAGTGACCAAACAACCGGAGCGCAAAGAGCCGGAGCCTTTTGTGGATGATTGGATGAGTGCCCCTATGGACGCGGATTCTACAATTCCTTCATATGACAATTATGAGGAGGATCTTGCAGAAACCGAGGCTGTACAGGTGTCCATCCG AGTACGGCCTCCAAATTCTATGGAGCTGAGAATGGATTCCAGATGCGTATGGACAATGCCAGAGCACGATCAACATGCTCTCAAGTTGGCAAAAGGGACCGAGGGTAGTCGAGAGGACCGTGATTGGCTGTTTG ACCGGATACTTCCGCCCCATTGTGATAATGCCAAGACTTATGGAACCTCAGCCAGGACACATGTCCGAT CTGCTATGGAGGGTTACAACGCCGTCATTTTCGCTTATGGTCAGACAGCTTCCGGTAAAACGCACACCCTTACTGGGTCTTCATCGGAACCCGGTATCATTCCTCTAGCCATTTCTGATCTTTTTGCACAAATCCGCTCCACACCCGATAGAGAGTACCTCCTCCGAGCATCTTACATCGAACTTTACAACGAGACGATCTTcgatcttctccaccccaACCACGGCCATGAGCTCCATTTGAGTGAGACCAAGAAAGGAATTACCATTAATGGGTTGACAGAGGCAACTGTGAGAACTGAAGATGAGGTGCGAAGACTGTTGAGGTCGggtgaggagaagagaagagtgggTGCTACAGACTGGAACTCGAGGAGTTCGCGAAGTCATTGCGTCTTCCGAATT ACAATTGAGTCTCGTGCCAGGAGCTTGAGTGGGGATGAGGTTCCAAAAACGCCTGGACGAAATGATAAAACTACTCGAATCAGTACATTGTCCATCATCG ATTTGGCTGGTTCGGAAAAACATACTTCTTCCAAGGAGAGAAACGCTGAGGGTAAACATATCAACCAATC TCTTTTGACCCTCAAGCTGGTCATCTCGAAATTAGCGGACTTGGCCTCTAAGCGAAACGTTACTCACGTTCCCTACAGGGATAGCAAACT CACACGATTACTCCAAAACTCATTGTCTGGTGATGCCCTCATTTCCGTCATCTGTACTGTATCCCCTTCGGCTCTCAACCTTGCCGAATCCATTTCGACTTTGGCGTTTGCCCAGGGCCTTAAACGAGTTGTTCTCAAGGCTCAGAAAAAGGAGATTGTGGATCCTCACGCTTTAATTCAACAGTACCAGAATGAGATTGCCGAGCTCAAAGCTCAGCTGAGGGCCAAGGAGGCTGGTGGGGGAACAATTGGGTCGAAGAGCGAG aaggaaaagaacgAAGCTATGGAAAAAAGATTAAACGAGCTGAGGAGTATGATCTTAACCTCTGTAAATGTCAAATCACCCAATCCTGGAGATCAGGCCTAT ATGCCTCCCCCAAGCCCCGCTAAGATGAAGTACCCCAAGCTTGATTACGACCGATCCACTGCCGAACTACAAGAAGAGCTTCACGCCGAACAACTCTGTCGAGCCGaactggaagatgaagttgCCCGTCTCCGTGCAGAACTAGCTACTAGACCATTAGAACCTAATGCCCAGATCATCCAACTAAGAAATGAAAATAGCGAGTTGAAACTCATCGCTG ATGATTACGAGCGACATCTTCGAGAACCATCTCGAAAGGTGCGTGAAGACGTAGAGAAGGAGTACATTGGCAAAATGAAGACTTTAGAAAATCAATTGGATAGCAAGAAGATTTGGGCGCACAGGTTGGACGAGAACGTCAGGTTTTTGACGGCCGAGAACAAACAATTGCAAGCG CGATGCGCCGATGCGGAAGCCAAGGTCTCTCAGATCATTGAATGGATCAATACTGCACTCGCACCAGCTGACGCCCAATCTCGATCGTCACTCGACCTTTCTACAAATTCCAGTCAACCCTTGGGCTCTCTTGTTGTATCCAACGACGATTTTGCACCCTCTCCTTCTAATCAAGTAAAAAACACGCTTACCCTCTCCGCATCCAAGATGCGAGCGACTTTCAGTCAAATGGATCTCGCAGATTTCAATAATAAATTTGGGAGCCTGACGACGAATGGACGAGGAAAGGGTGTAAGTGGGTTGGGGAGTGACATGGTGAGGGAGGAAAGTCATTTCGATTTGGCGGAGGTGGCGagtgacgacgacgagatgTTTTGA
- a CDS encoding DNA replication factor, putative — MLMLVGWDDRVEKYRPVSLDDVVSHKDITSTIEKFIEAGRLPHLLLYGPPGTGKTSTVLALARRLYGPAYRKHILELNASDDRGIDVVREQIKNFAMTKVLFSKGFKLVILDEADMMTQAAQSALRRVIEQHTKNVRFCILCNYVNKITPAIQSRCTRFRFSPLPEKEIQVKVDEVVQKEGVNLTDDGRDAILKLSRGDMRRALNVLQACHAAYDIVDETAVYNCTGNPHPRDIERVVQSMMADEFGTAYSLITSLKIEKGLALQDLIAGAYEFLDTVELPKQSRIYLLDHLGSTEHRLSLGGSEKMQLTALLGAFKVAVELSQRKI, encoded by the exons ATGTTGATGCTCGTTGGATGGGATGATAGGGTGGAGAAGTACAGACCTGTTTCGCTTGACGACGTTGTCTCACACAAGGATATTACCAGTACCA TCGAAAAGTTTATCGAAGCCGGACGATTACCTCATCTCTTGTTATACGGACCCCCAG GTACCGGTAAAACATCGACCGTCCTCGCCCTTGCCCGTCGGCTATATGGACCTGCGTACAGGAAACATATCCTCGAGTTGAACGCTTCAGATGATCGAGGGATTGATGTGGTGCGAGAGCAGATTAAGAATTTCGCAATGACCAAGGTGCTATTCTC AAAAGGTTTCAAGTTGGTCATTTTAGATGAAGCGGATATGATGACACAAGCAGCTCAATCTGCACTTCGTCGAG TGATCGAACAGCACACTAAGAATGTGCGATTCTGTATCCTCTGCAACTATGTCAACAAAATCACCCCTGCTATCCAATCTCGATGTACCAGGTTTAGGTTCTCTCCCTTGccagaaaaagaaatacAAGTCAAGGTGGATGAGGTCGTGCAAAAAGAAGG GGTGAACCTTACGGATGATGGTCGGGATGCGATTCTCAAATTATCTCGAGGCGATATGCGACGGGCCCTCAACGTCCTCCAG GCATGTCACGCGGCGTACGATATAGTTGATGAAACGGCCGTTTACAACTGTACAGGTAACCCGCACCCCAGGGATATCGAGCGTGTCGTACAGAGTATGATGGCAGACGAATTCGGGACCGCTTACTCGC TTATCACCTCTCTTAAAATTGAAAAAGGTCTTGCGCTGCAAGATTTGATTGCAGGCGCATACGAATTCTTAGATACTGTCGAATTGCCAAAGCAAAGCAGGATATACCTGCTCGATCATCTGGGAAGTACCGA GCACCGACTATCATTAGGCGGTTCGGAAAAGATGCAGCTCACAGCATTGTTGGGAGCGTTCAAAGTCGCCGTAGAACTTTCTCAGAGAAAGATTTGA
- a CDS encoding expressed protein, giving the protein MSLSPVAAVPILPQEQPSASTSAREQDDTWLKPLWEYSFPPVADDKRLDKEGSGQAPQQAQTSSPGPSSVGNVSPRTKATSGLAFKKRRRSKGDPAREGERSNRRRGENKEKRIMERCRGAPSWLTGKTNAIHPPPSSSFTGLSAPIIYPPQIPIPPSSHRATKPPFPVQQTNHVGLYDRRGSMPSSFTQSTLGIIGPMESYGTGMTRTQSWGGPDTPTSSVLATASDYSGVRMSDDITRRRASEPHTTMLGVTFKSNCYTNSSQASMGLLDTQSMGRNRETSRDRSVGGDWPGQNSGVWANGMGRSSPLPTVTEPQQLNSSYPAWLLMNTDAANCQDGSVHSFGPLTPSSIQTDLQTFTSSTSYPPPPTTSFSPGPTYVPEPMNIQMHSSGFSSGHCFSHWQPDPAPSIHIYNLDGCESYPSYFNGMNGPAHPQTDHAYQHQVLNYDRVAFRRRLCDDVEAEEPVERR; this is encoded by the exons ATGTCCCTGTCTCCCGTGGCAGCAGTACCAATTCTCCCCCAGGAGCAGCCGTCCGCTTCAACGTCAGCAAGAGAACAAGACGACACGTGGTTGAAGCCGTTGTGGGAGTactctttccctcctgTGGCTGATGATAAGCGGCTAGACAAAGAGGGGTCTGGACAAGCCCCTCAGCAAGCGCAGACGAGTTCTCCGGGGCCTTCGTCCGTGGGCAATGTATCGCCTCGCACCAAGGCAACCAGTGGATTGGCATTCAAAAAAAGACGCAGATCAAAAGGTGATCCTGCCCGTGAAGGTGAGAGAAGTAACcgaagacgaggagagAATAAAG AAAAAAGAATTATGGAGAGATGCCGTGGTGCGCCATCCTGGCTTACTGGCAAGACAAACGCTAttcaccctcctccttccagcAGCTTCACCGGTTTATCAGCTCCTATCATCTACCCACCTCAGATTCCCATCCCACCCTCTTCACATCGCGCCACAAAACCTCCATTTCCTGTGCAACAAACCAATCATGTTGGCCTGTATGACAGAAGAGGTTCtatgccttcttcattcactCAGTCTACATTAGGCATCATTGGGCCAATGGAGAGCTATGGCACAGGTATGACGAGAACACAGTCGTGGGGTGGACCTGATACGCCTACAAGCAGTGTCTTGGCCACGGCAAGTGACTATTCGGGGGTCCGGATGAGTGACGACATAACCAGAAGGAGGGCAAGCGAGCCTCACACCACCATGTTGGGTGTAACGTTCAAGTCCAACTGCTATACGAACTCGTCACAGGCATCGATGGGTCTCTTGGATACTCAGAGTATGGGTAGAAATAGAGAAACCAGTCGGGACAGAAGTGTTGGCGGCGATTGGCCTGGGCAAAATTCAGGC GTGTGGGCGAATGGTATGGGTAGAAGTAGCCCCCTCCCGACAGTCACAGAGCCCCAACAGCTCAACAGCTCGTACCCAGCATGGCTTCTTATGAATACGGATGCTGCAAACTGTCAAGATGGTTCCGTTCA CTCTTTTGGTCCCCTTACTCCATCGTCCATTCAGACTGACCTTCAAACCTTCACGTCCAGCACTTCCTATCCCCCTCCACCGACAACCTCCTTTAGCCCTGGTCCGACATACGTGCCCGAGCCCATGAACATCCAAATGCATTCCTCAGGGTTCTCTTCCGGGCATTGCTTCTCCCATTGGCAGCCTGACCCTGCACCTTCAATCCATATCTACAATCTGGACGGATGTGAATCATACCCGTCCTATTTCAATGGTATGAATGGACCTGCGCATCCTCAGACGGATCATGCATACCAGCATCAGGTTCTTAATTATGATAGGGTAGCTTTTAGGCGTAGGTTGTGCGACGATGTAGAGGCGGAGGAGCCGGTAGAGCGCAGATAA
- a CDS encoding DNA replication factor, putative, translating into MTEPMDIDTPTSGPASGAQPRNAMAALMANAKGKGKEIASPAADGKAVDDKEGLPWVEKYRPVSLDDVVSHKDITSTIEKFIEAGRLPHLLLYGPPGTGKTSTVLALARRLYGPAYRKHILELNASDDRGIDVVREQIKNFAMTKVLFSKGFKLVILDEADMMTQAAQSALRRVIEQHTKNVRFCILCNYVNKITPAIQSRCTRFRFSPLPEKEIQVKVDEVVQKEGVNLTDDGRDAILKLSRGDMRRALNVLQACHAAYDIVDETAVYNCTGNPHPRDIERVVQSMMADEFGTAYSLITSLKIEKGLALQDLIAGAYEFLDTVELPKQSRIYLLDHLGSTEHRLSLGGSEKMQLTALLGAFKVAVELSQRKI; encoded by the exons ATGACAGAACCAATGGACATAGACACGCCTACTTCCGGCCCAGCTTCCGGCGCCCAACCTCGAAACGCGATGGCGGCGCTCATGGCGAATGCgaagggaaaaggcaaggagaTTGCCTCCCCAGCTGCGGATGGAAAGGCCGTGGATGACAAAGAGGGTCTTCCTTG GGTGGAGAAGTACAGACCTGTTTCGCTTGACGACGTTGTCTCACACAAGGATATTACCAGTACCA TCGAAAAGTTTATCGAAGCCGGACGATTACCTCATCTCTTGTTATACGGACCCCCAG GTACCGGTAAAACATCGACCGTCCTCGCCCTTGCCCGTCGGCTATATGGACCTGCGTACAGGAAACATATCCTCGAGTTGAACGCTTCAGATGATCGAGGGATTGATGTGGTGCGAGAGCAGATTAAGAATTTCGCAATGACCAAGGTGCTATTCTC AAAAGGTTTCAAGTTGGTCATTTTAGATGAAGCGGATATGATGACACAAGCAGCTCAATCTGCACTTCGTCGAG TGATCGAACAGCACACTAAGAATGTGCGATTCTGTATCCTCTGCAACTATGTCAACAAAATCACCCCTGCTATCCAATCTCGATGTACCAGGTTTAGGTTCTCTCCCTTGccagaaaaagaaatacAAGTCAAGGTGGATGAGGTCGTGCAAAAAGAAGG GGTGAACCTTACGGATGATGGTCGGGATGCGATTCTCAAATTATCTCGAGGCGATATGCGACGGGCCCTCAACGTCCTCCAG GCATGTCACGCGGCGTACGATATAGTTGATGAAACGGCCGTTTACAACTGTACAGGTAACCCGCACCCCAGGGATATCGAGCGTGTCGTACAGAGTATGATGGCAGACGAATTCGGGACCGCTTACTCGC TTATCACCTCTCTTAAAATTGAAAAAGGTCTTGCGCTGCAAGATTTGATTGCAGGCGCATACGAATTCTTAGATACTGTCGAATTGCCAAAGCAAAGCAGGATATACCTGCTCGATCATCTGGGAAGTACCGA GCACCGACTATCATTAGGCGGTTCGGAAAAGATGCAGCTCACAGCATTGTTGGGAGCGTTCAAAGTCGCCGTAGAACTTTCTCAGAGAAAGATTTGA
- a CDS encoding expressed protein, whose amino-acid sequence MRMVCTGWRNAVDSHSFWPEFTLLLDPSRHHSSAVSDIQSARLAPSTPSVPTLFHRARSSTLSACLACRLNHPSRLGYYPAVRKRLTFTSKFALAPTCEKHANNFCSGCMRENEPQAGRVGALVEGGTPSPGELAVPSLMLSQCNHGDVDENGVERFPRSLVCPDCRKAAIWNEIRLILHECARGGRMRGERSLWLYNEKVKDYIDFNVGTAFEMGYAAVEEQWLIDHTRWVELSETALQLQNHEKALKLQFLRTAAEETPAQKRMRLAREAELRGEDQVGKETEEEAMEMEMLYRSWWKELEDDDLSSDDEEEDELLNDKFRGKLKAGCINDFISDRIRYAFWVSPSDEVSKIVTDDRDRRIDRSSVIHTMFPDIALNSAHPFSRYIEFTFEPAQACAEAAGLISLVPNDPSSSPISDGRFDPFLPPDRLLRALDKTFAEMLSARTSTAMENIVSMVREYCDDDDDKAEEVCENMRVEDILGRLTAWQMWVPRSLADQMKLAEMQKEMEAEGEVDYEGEESEEDLEGTIEEVPTSRSGSPRVELVEGGEEEVHFTPVEVPPSDDYQPSPPSSSSPPLTLTLGKRKSTDVFPEPTDKRARPSTSPNERERKLEQLPQTPRKQILSQDDTSGGLAVDTSASAAVVASDGGGAGGGGGLKRKEPPSPAVNHIDKGRKEVTPPPGPKFDLADGHGYYGDKRTRVTGDLVQEASSAPVSSLPGSPTPMKKRVGGGGGGEEEEGGGFEVDVETEEMSRRGTSVTETVGTVPVTPEEGMSLGGETVIDPKLVSMDPEGSDVDDPQAQSVQTIDNPPLVELVTPSPSPSLSTFPARSRSPSTVSAADSYSSGSSSIPLDGDGDGDGTLTPLTSATARLARYVQRAHASTPFIPLPVCRLLPHPDHPAHPNQGGQGVQLPVNLGEGANRVLLNTWYEARGELRECKCRICERARRKAWESLEAMRQLVASGEVTWETLLS is encoded by the exons ATGCGGATGGTCTGCACTGGGTGGCGCAACGCGG TCGACTCGCATTCCTTCTGGCCAGAATTCACTCTGCTGCTAGACCCCTCTAGACACCACTCGTCGGCCGTATCCGACATACAGTCTGCTCGCCTGGCACCTTCCACCCCGTCGGTCCccactctcttccaccgcGCAAGGTCCAGCACGCTCTCCGCCTGCCTCGCATGCCGTCTCAACCACCCTTCACGGCTGGGGTACTACCCTGCCGTCCGAAAACGTCTGACCTTTACGTCGAAATTCGCTCTGGCGCCGACATGCGAGAAGCACGCCAACAACTTCTGCTCAGGTTGCATGCGCGAGAATGAGCCTCAAGCTGGTCGTGTCGGGGCCCTCGTAGAAGGCGGGACACCATCGCCGGGCGAACTCGCTGTCCCCTCGCTTATGTTATCGCAATGCAACCACGGAGACGTGGACGAAAACGGCGTGGAGCGTTTCCCCCGATCGTTAGTCTGCCCCGACTGCCGCAAAGCGGCGATATGGAATGAAATCCGACTAATACTCCATGAGTGCGCTCGTGGAGGCCGGATGAGGGGTGAGCGGAGCCTGTGGCTGTACAATGAAAAAGTCAAGGATTATATCGATTTCAACGTCGGTACAGCGTTCGAGATGGGCTACGCAGCGGTGGAAGAGCAGTGGTTGATTGATCATACTCGTTGGGTAGAGCTGTCCGAGACAGCTTTGCAATTACAAAACCACGAAAAGGCGCTCAAGCTCCAGTTTTTGAGGACGGCAGCGGAAGAGACACCGGCGCAAAAGCGAATGAGATTGGCCAGGGAAGCAGAAttgaggggagaagatcAAGTGGGCAaagagacggaagaagaagcgatggagatggaaatgcTATACAGAAGCTGGTGGAAAGAGCtagaggatgatgacttgagcagtgatgatgaggaagaagatgaattaCTAAACGACAAA TTCCGAGGAAAACTCAAAGCAGGGTGTATCAACGATTTCATCAGCGACCGCATCCGTTACGCCTTTTGGGTATCCCCCTCTGACGAAGTTTCCAAAATCGTCACAGATGATCGTGACCGCCGCATCGACAGATCAAGCGTGATCCATACCATGTTCCCCGATATTGCACTGAACAGCGCCCACCCCTTTTCAAGGTACATTGAATTCACATTCGAGCCTGCCCAAGCTTGTGCAGAAGCAGCGGGTCTGATATCCCTCGTGCCCAACgatccatcatcatccccgATTTCAGATGGCCGATTTGACCCATTCTTACCCCCCGACCGCCTCTTACGCGCACTAGATAAAACGTTTGCAGAAATGCTCTCCGCGAGGACGAGCACCGCAATGGAGAATATCGTCAGTATGGTACGAGAGTATtgtgatgacgatgacgataAAGCGGAGGAAGTGTGTGAGAATATgagggtggaggatatTTTGGGGAGGTTGACGGCGTGGCAGATGTGGGTGCCGAGATCGCTGGCGGATCAGATGAAGCTCGCGGAGATGcaaaaggagatggaggcCGAAGGCGAGGTTGACTATGAGGGTGAGGAATCAGAGGAGGATCTGGAGGGTACCATTGAAGAAGTACCGACGTCAAGGTCAGGATCCCCGAGGGTAGAACTGGtcgagggaggagaagaggaagtgcACTTTACACCTGTGGAGGTCCCACCGTCTGATGACTATCagccctctcctccttcttcgtcttccccGCCTCTTACGCTTACCCTTGGGAAACGCAAATCGACTGATGTTTTCCCGGAACCGACAGATAAACGTGCTCGCCCATCTACCTCTCCTAATGAACGCGAGCGGAAACTCGAGCAACTTCCTCAGACCCCCCGGAAACAGATATTATCGCAGGACGATACTTCCGGTGGGTTGGCCGTGGATACCAGCGCATCTGCTGCCGTTGTGGCCTCTGACGGGGGAGGAGccggaggcggaggaggattgaaaagaaaagaaccgccttctccagcgGTCAACCATATTGATAAAGGACGAAAAGAAGTGACTCCCCCTCCAGGTCCCAAATTCGATTTGGCAGACGGTCATGGTTATTATGGGGATAAACGGACGAGAGTGACGGGAGATTTGGTACAAGAAGCAAGTTCTGCGCCTGTATCATCATTGCCTGGGAGCCCGACGCCcatgaagaaaagagtgggaggcggaggtggaggagaagaggaggagggagggggATTTGAAGTGGATGTCGAAACGGAAGAAATGTCACGGAGAGGGACGAGCGTAACGGAGACAGTGGGCACTGTACCGGTCACACCCGAAGAAGGGATGAGCCTCGGTGGGGAGACTGTCATAGATCCCAAGCTGGTAAGCATGGACCCTGAAGGGTCAGATGTGGACGACCCACAAGCGCAATCCGTTCAAACGATTGACAACCCCCCGCTTGTCGAGCTTGTcaccccttctccttccccttccctctctaCCTTCCCAGCCCGATCCCGATCCCCATCAACCGTGTCTGCCGCGGATTCCTACTCTTCAGGCTCCTCCTCAATCCCGCTTGACGGCGATGGGGACGGCGATGGCACCCTCACCCCTCTCACGAGCGCCACCGCCCGTCTAGCCAGGTATGTGCAACGCGCTCACGCCTCCACGCCATTCATCCCCTTACCCGTCTGCCGACTCTTACCTCATCCCGATCACCCAGCCCACCCGAACCAGGGTGGACAAGGCGTACAGCTTCCGGTAAAcctgggagaaggagcaaaTAGAGTGTTGCTAAATACGTGGTACGAGGCAAGAGGGGAGTTGAGAGAATGTAAATGTAGGATCTGtgagagggcgaggagaaAGGCTTGGGAGTCGTTGGAGGCGATGAGGCAGTTGGTCGCAAGCGGGGAAGTTACGTGGGAGACATTGTTATCGTAG